The Pyxidicoccus sp. MSG2 DNA segment TCCCCACCGCTTCGCGCCCCTGTCGAAGGGGCAGGTGCGCGCGGACGGCCGGCTCCAGTGCCCGTACCACGGCTGGCGCTTCGACGCGGAGGGCAGGGGCGCCAACCCCAGCCAGCCGGACTTGCGCCACTGCGACACGCGCAGCTTCCAGGTGGTGGAGCGCCACGACTACCTCTGGCTGGCCGAGCGGGACACGCCGCTGTCCGCGATGCCCGACATGGAGGCCGACGAGTACGTCTATGGCGGGGCCTTCTCCCATGTGTTCGAGGCGCCGCTGCACGTGTCGCTCGACAACTTCAGCGAGGACGAGCACACGCCCTACGTCCACACCCGCCTGGGCTGGGACGACCCGCGCGCGGACCAGGTGGAGTTCGAGGCGCACAACTTCGACGACCGCACCGAGGTGCACTACCGCGCGCCCCAGCGCGCCGCGCTCCTCATGAAGGTGCTCGGCGTGCGCGACGGGGACTTCTTCCAGAACGACTGGGTGACGCGCTTCGACCCGGTGCGCAGCCGGTACACCGTGAGTTGGGTGTCACCCACGGGCAAGCAGCGGCCATTCATCACCCGCGCCAACATCTTCT contains these protein-coding regions:
- a CDS encoding aromatic ring-hydroxylating dioxygenase subunit alpha; the encoded protein is MVPSPDVIRHFHPVLPARSLGKKPVRVEVAGRAYALFRDASGKPAALADACPHRFAPLSKGQVRADGRLQCPYHGWRFDAEGRGANPSQPDLRHCDTRSFQVVERHDYLWLAERDTPLSAMPDMEADEYVYGGAFSHVFEAPLHVSLDNFSEDEHTPYVHTRLGWDDPRADQVEFEAHNFDDRTEVHYRAPQRAALLMKVLGVRDGDFFQNDWVTRFDPVRSRYTVSWVSPTGKQRPFITRANIFFVPETATTTRLHAFSFLKCVVPAMRPLLPVAARAAAALTWWEVRDDARFIPTVADTPYSHKGMRLDKYDKPLVHQRRLMERIYYRTGPSVAAVPLAREASSG